In Clostridia bacterium, the following proteins share a genomic window:
- the rpoZ gene encoding DNA-directed RNA polymerase subunit omega: protein MNKPTIDELMKQVNSKYALVVLAAKRARTLSPEQLTTPEGRMLKAVSVALQEIAESKIRYELSRGGLK, encoded by the coding sequence ATGAACAAACCGACCATTGACGAACTGATGAAGCAAGTGAACAGCAAGTACGCCCTGGTGGTTCTGGCTGCCAAACGCGCCCGGACGCTGAGTCCCGAACAACTCACCACGCCGGAAGGGAGAATGCTCAAGGCGGTAAGCGTGGCCCTGCAGGAGATAGCCGAGAGCAAGATAAGGTACGAACTCTCGCGCGGCGGCCTGAAATGA